CGATTGCCGTCTGGCGTGTACGGATACTTGCTGTCCGACACCTCGGGGTAGCAGATGCTGTCGGGGACGATGAAGGAGTCCCACCCGGCTTCCTCGACCGCGCGCGCGAGCGGCAGGTAGTGCGCGGGGTCGCAGAGCGCCTCGGCGTAGGAGAACCGCATGCGGCCTACTGGTTGTAGCGCGGCCCGAGGTCCGCCCAGCGCGCCGGGAACTTCCCGCCCTGCGCGTCGTAGCGGACGACGGCGTCGACGTCCTGCTCCTTCTTCAGGAGCGCGCCCACGAACGGCAGGTGGTCCTCGAGCTGCTTCGGCGTCATGCCCGAGCGCAGGAGGGCGCTGATCCAGTCGACCAGCTCGGAGGTGGACGGCTTCTTGCGCAGCTCGGACTGCTCGCGCAGCCAGTAGAACTTGATCAGCACCTGGTCGAGCAGCTTCGCCTCCAGGTGCGGGTGGTGCACGGCGACGATCTTGCGCATGGTCGGCACGTCCGGGAACTCGATGTAGTGGAAGATGCAGCGGCGCAGGAACGCGTCGGGCAGCTCCTTCTCGTTGTTCGAGGTGATGAGCACGACGGGCCGCTCGGCGGCGGCGATCTCCTCGCTCGTCTCGATGATCGTGAAGCGCATCTC
The Candidatus Eisenbacteria bacterium DNA segment above includes these coding regions:
- a CDS encoding MoxR family ATPase, which produces MSKNGDFHRFQGTPGYIASGPLVDAVNCAIALGRPLLLKGEPGTGKTVLARHVAEGLGMPMLQWHIKSTSKAVEGLYVYDTVQRLNDSRFGTGDVSDIGRYIKLGPLGQSFAAKERVVLLIDEVDKADLEFPNDLLRELDEMRFTIIETSEEIAAAERPVVLITSNNEKELPDAFLRRCIFHYIEFPDVPTMRKIVAVHHPHLEAKLLDQVLIKFYWLREQSELRKKPSTSELVDWISALLRSGMTPKQLEDHLPFVGALLKKEQDVDAVVRYDAQGGKFPARWADLGPRYNQ